In Oryza sativa Japonica Group chromosome 2, ASM3414082v1, the following are encoded in one genomic region:
- the LOC4328753 gene encoding elongation factor 1-gamma 1, translated as MALVLHTFDGNKNAFKALIAAEYSGVKVELAKNFQMGVSNKTPEYLKMNPIGKVPILETPDGPVFESNAIARYVTRSKSDNPLYGSSLIEYAHIEQWIDFSATEVDANTGKWLFPRLGFAPYVAVSEEAAIAALKRSLGALNTHLASNTYLVGHSVTLADIVMTCNLYMGFARIMTKNFTSEFPHVERYFWTMVNQPNFKKVMGDVKQADSVPQVQKKAAAPKEQKPKEAKKEAPKEAPKPKAAEKPEEEEEAPKPKPKNPLDLLPPSKMILDEWKRLYSNTKTNFREVAIKGFWDMYDPEGYSLWFCDYKYNDENTVSFVTMNKVGGFLQRMDLCRKYAFGKMLVIGSEPPFKVKGLWLFRGPEIPKFVMDEVYDMELYEWTKVDISDEAQKERVSAMIEDLEPFEGEALLDAKCFK; from the exons ATGGCGCTC GTATTGCATACTTTCGATGGAAACAAGAATGCATTCAAGGCACTCATTGCTGCCGAGTACTCTGGTGTCAAGGTTGAGTTGGCAAAGAACTTTCAGATGGGTGTCTCCAACAAGACTCCTGAGTATCTCAAGATGAATCCTATTGGGAAG GTCCCTATTCTAGAGACTCCTGATGGTCCTGTTTTTGAAAGCAATGCGATTGCACGATATG TTACTCGCTCGAAGTCTGACAACCCACTCTATGGGTCTTCACTGATTGAATAT GCCCACATTGAGCAGTGGATTGACTTTTCAGCCACAGAGGTTGATGCTAATACTGGAAAATGGCTCTTCCCACGTCTTGGATTTGCTCCTTATGTTGCTGTC AGTGAGGAAGCAGCTATTGCTGCTTTGAAGAGATCATTGGGTGCCCTCAACACACACCTTGCATCAAACACATACCTTGTTGGCCATTCAGTGACTCTTGCTGATATTGTGATGACATGCAACCTCTACATGGGCTTTGCTCGGATCATGACCAAGAATTTTACTTCTGAGTTCCCTCATGTTGAGAGGTACTTCTGGACCATGGTTAACCAGCCAAACTTTAAGAAAGTCATGGGTGATGTGAAGCAGGCAGATTCTGTCCCACAAGTTCAAAAGAAGGCTGCAGCACCAAAGGAGCAGAAGCCAAAGGAAGCCAAGAAAGAGGCCCCAAAAGAAGCTCCAAAGCCTAAGGCAGCTGAGAAaccagaggaggaagaggaagcacCAAAGCCAAAGCCAAAGAATCCTCTTGATTTGCTCCCTCCAAGCAAAATGATCCTTGATGAGTGGAAGAGGTTATACTCAAACACAAAAACAAACTTCCGTGAGGTTGCTATCAAGG GTTTCTGGGATATGTATGACCCAGAAGGTTACTCCCTGTGGTTCTGCGACTACAAATACAATGATGAGAACACCGTGTCCTTCGTGACCATGAACAAGGTTGGTGGGTTCCTGCAGCGAATGGACCTGTGCCGCAAATATGCCTTCGGGAAGATGCTTGTGATCGGCTCTGAGCCGCCATTCAAGGTGAAGGGTCTTTGGCTCTTCCGTGGCCCCGAGATCCCCAAGTTCGTCATGGATGAGGTCTACGACATGGAGCTCTATGAGTGGACCAAGGTTGACATCTCAGATGAGGCCCAGAAGGAGCGCGTCAGCGCCATGATTGAGGACCTTGAGCCATTTGAGGGCGAGGCTTTGCTGGATGCGAAATGCTTCAAGTGA